From Chromohalobacter canadensis, one genomic window encodes:
- a CDS encoding PDR/VanB family oxidoreductase has product MTATPFDVVIESHQRLSSAIYQIELAAADGAALPPAPAGAHLEIHLPNGLVRHYSLLDDARHGRYRIGVLHDPASRGGSAFLAEQAGLGTRLRVSPPQDRFPLADARQHYRLIGGGIGITPLVAMARRLVERGDTVEVHYLVRHRDEAAFLDELRAFLPASRLHLHASATQGRLAPRALLGDYTPDTGVYACGPESLLDALTDAAQAWPPGALQMERFRGASQAPAARTTPCQIELARSDKHFTLAEDETLLDGLARAGAAPDSLCCEGACGTCGIPVLAGEVEHRDVLQSDAEKATNDIIYVCVSRPKGERLVLDL; this is encoded by the coding sequence ATGACCGCGACGCCATTCGACGTCGTGATCGAAAGCCACCAGCGGCTATCGAGCGCTATCTACCAGATCGAGTTGGCCGCCGCCGATGGCGCTGCCCTGCCTCCGGCCCCGGCGGGTGCCCATCTCGAGATACACCTTCCCAATGGCCTGGTACGTCACTATTCGCTGCTGGACGACGCGCGTCACGGCCGTTATCGCATCGGCGTGCTGCATGACCCGGCCTCGCGCGGGGGATCCGCCTTTCTGGCCGAGCAGGCCGGGCTCGGCACGCGACTGCGCGTTTCCCCGCCCCAGGATCGCTTTCCCCTCGCCGACGCCCGGCAGCACTACCGGCTGATTGGTGGCGGGATTGGCATCACGCCACTCGTCGCCATGGCACGCCGACTCGTCGAGCGGGGCGACACGGTCGAGGTGCATTACCTGGTGCGCCACCGGGACGAGGCGGCGTTCCTCGACGAACTCCGCGCGTTCCTGCCCGCGTCGCGGCTGCACCTGCACGCCTCCGCCACGCAGGGAAGGCTCGCTCCGCGTGCGCTGCTGGGCGACTACACGCCGGACACCGGCGTTTATGCCTGCGGCCCCGAAAGCCTGCTGGACGCCTTGACCGACGCGGCACAGGCGTGGCCCCCGGGCGCACTGCAAATGGAACGTTTCCGGGGCGCATCGCAAGCGCCGGCAGCGCGTACCACGCCTTGCCAGATCGAGCTCGCGCGCAGCGATAAGCACTTCACGCTCGCCGAGGATGAAACCCTGCTCGACGGCCTGGCACGCGCCGGCGCGGCGCCGGACAGCCTGTGCTGTGAAGGGGCCTGCGGCACCTGCGGTATCCCCGTGCTCGCAGGCGAGGTCGAGCATCGCGACGTGCTCCAGTCCGATGCCGAAAAAGCCACCAACGACATCATTTACGTCTGCGTTTCGCGCCCCAAGGGGGAGCGACTGGTGCTTGACCTGTGA
- a CDS encoding choline dehydrogenase codes for MTTHQDYDYIIVGAGSAGCVLADRLTADGEAHVLLLEAGPRDRSWTIDMPAAMGAAIDGPRFNWHYWSGPEPHLDERRIATPRGRTLGGSSSINGMVYIRGHARDYDVWEEAGCHGWGYRHVLPYFRRAETHELGADAYHGETGPLHVSAGRPEDPLAKAFLAAGEEAGYAASDDLNGYRQEGFGRVDRTTRAGRRWSTARGYLARAEKRANLTVVTHALAQRVLVGEAGAEGVEYRHEETLYRAHATREVILAGGAINSPQLLMLSGIGPDDELARWGIPRVHTLDGVGRRLSDHPDTVVAYRCRQPVSHAPWTYAPRKWWLGMRWFLDRRGLAASNQFDAGAFIRSRAGVEHPDLQLTFMSLAIAPGTTESLREHAFQVHIDLMRPTSMGRVRLRSAAPARAPDIVFNYLASERDRADMRAAVRCVRELVEQPAFADLRGEEISPGADCQSDEALDAWARATTETGYHAAGTCKMGPADDPEAVVDPELRVHGVAGLRVVDASIMPRVVSGNTNAPTVMIAEKASDMILGHAPPMPSDAPFWLHDDWQHQQR; via the coding sequence ATGACAACTCATCAAGATTACGACTACATCATCGTCGGGGCAGGGTCGGCCGGTTGCGTGCTGGCCGACCGACTCACCGCCGATGGCGAAGCCCACGTATTGCTGCTCGAAGCCGGGCCTCGTGATCGCTCGTGGACCATCGACATGCCGGCCGCCATGGGAGCGGCCATCGATGGGCCACGCTTCAACTGGCACTATTGGTCGGGCCCCGAGCCCCACCTCGACGAACGGCGCATCGCCACGCCTCGCGGGCGCACGCTGGGCGGCTCGTCGTCGATCAACGGCATGGTGTACATCCGTGGCCACGCCCGCGATTACGATGTCTGGGAAGAAGCCGGCTGCCACGGTTGGGGCTACCGGCACGTCCTGCCCTACTTTCGCCGTGCCGAAACCCACGAACTGGGCGCCGATGCCTACCATGGCGAGACAGGGCCTTTGCATGTCAGTGCCGGTCGTCCCGAGGATCCCTTGGCAAAAGCCTTCCTGGCCGCCGGGGAGGAAGCCGGCTATGCCGCCAGCGACGATCTCAACGGCTACCGTCAGGAAGGCTTCGGCCGTGTCGACCGCACGACGCGCGCGGGCAGGCGCTGGAGCACGGCGCGTGGCTACCTGGCACGCGCCGAAAAGCGCGCCAACCTGACGGTCGTCACCCACGCGCTGGCCCAGCGCGTGCTCGTCGGCGAGGCCGGTGCCGAGGGTGTCGAATATCGCCACGAGGAGACGTTATACCGAGCACACGCCACCCGTGAGGTCATCCTGGCGGGTGGTGCCATCAACAGCCCCCAGTTGTTGATGCTCTCCGGCATCGGCCCCGACGACGAATTGGCCCGCTGGGGCATTCCTCGCGTCCACACGCTCGATGGCGTGGGCCGTCGCCTCAGTGACCACCCGGATACCGTGGTGGCGTACCGCTGCCGCCAGCCAGTCTCACATGCGCCCTGGACCTATGCCCCCCGCAAGTGGTGGCTAGGCATGCGCTGGTTCCTCGATCGGCGCGGCCTCGCGGCGAGCAACCAGTTCGATGCTGGCGCCTTCATCCGCTCGCGGGCGGGGGTCGAGCATCCCGACCTCCAGTTGACGTTCATGTCACTGGCCATCGCGCCCGGCACCACCGAAAGCCTGCGCGAACATGCGTTCCAGGTGCACATCGATTTGATGCGCCCCACGAGCATGGGCCGCGTGCGCCTCAGGAGCGCGGCCCCCGCGCGAGCGCCGGACATCGTCTTCAACTACCTGGCCAGCGAGCGCGACCGCGCCGACATGCGCGCGGCCGTGCGTTGCGTCAGGGAACTGGTCGAGCAGCCGGCATTCGCGGATTTGCGGGGCGAGGAAATTTCCCCCGGTGCCGACTGCCAGAGCGATGAGGCGCTGGATGCCTGGGCGCGCGCCACCACCGAAACCGGCTATCACGCCGCCGGCACCTGCAAGATGGGCCCAGCCGACGATCCGGAAGCCGTGGTCGACCCCGAGCTTCGCGTGCATGGCGTCGCCGGCTTGCGCGTGGTCGATGCCTCGATCATGCCCCGCGTGGTCAGCGGCAATACCAATGCGCCGACCGTCATGATCGCTGAAAAGGCCAGCGACATGATCCTCGGCCATGCCCCGCCGATGCCCTCGGATGCTCCCTTCTGGCTGCATGACGACTGGCAACACCAGCAACGTTGA